In the Glycine max cultivar Williams 82 chromosome 6, Glycine_max_v4.0, whole genome shotgun sequence genome, agtatatatattctaaaagGTTAcgtgtttataaaattttacgtTATATTATGTCATATTAGTatcatcatttatatatatatatatatattaaatacttattcataagtttaatatattttgataaattttaagaagtttataaaaaaacatatttgataaatattaacaaGTTATTTATCCGAGAGAAATTAAACTTGACtttcttaactaatattttgaatttaagtctaaagatgaaaaaaaatatattttaagaggaAAATTCTTATAAAGGTGATCAACtaccagtttttttttatagaaattagtTATCCGGACCaatgataaaatgataaaaaaaagttaatttgataatatttttaataaaacatttaatttaaattaacaactaatatgTGGTGTCAATATAGgctatttttatcttatcttaacaaatttattgttaaattttttaaaattaattaagttatttcCATAAATTTCAtagttgaaattttaatttaaattaattaacttaattatggTATTggtataagttatttttaacttttggaAAATTTCTTAgttcattttatgaaaaaaatatttaacttacTTTGATAAGTTtctaatcaaatttataatataatattttatgtgaTAAGATGTTATTAATacgaatttaatttaattagttgtttacccaaacaatttatttatgcaATTTATTAAAGAAGATTTTCATATATGATACGTGTTTGATAGTTTTTCAGAAATTGAATTTTGTCAACAATTTAAAATCTATGACGCATATGCATGTTTATAATTGGCGAAGAATGGATTGTTATCCTTCAAATTGTAGTGTGATGtatgataactttttttttatcttggtaacactaaaaaaataagaatttaagtTATTAAAGACGTTAGCGAAAGAAACATGGTGGTCACAAACACAATGTATTTAGTTGTTGAGCAGTTCGGATCGAATTCAAAAATTATGTTTGGAATGCAAACAATCAtacgaaaataaaataaaatgattggtCTCCTTTTGGGGAAGAAACAAATTTGCAATACGAGATGGTGGATATATATCTAAAAGAGTGCAAGAAGATAATTGGAGCTTGCATAAATGGAAAGATGTATTAATATAAATGATGTCTCTTAGAACTCTCGAAGGCTCTTTCAAGCCAAcacattatcttttatttcaatatatatatatatatatatataattttgacttATTGTGTTTTACTTTATAAGATAcagattaataatattaatattatagcctgtagataaacattattttaatattgtgataattttcttttgcagataaaatcaaatgaaattttaaCGGATAAATATAATTAGCATTGTATTTTCTCTTCATGGATTTTGCCACTGTTGTTGAAATGTATCCCACAATTGATGGTTGATGAACCATGCATTAATAGGTCAATAATATTCATGGAAGACCCTTTCTCCTTCATACCTAACCTGCACCCTACGAAAAGCCTTGAAGTTATATTGTTCTACTTGATTTCTTTGGATTGTCTCAAGTAGGTCCATTGTTTGTTGAAAGGGTTTACATGCAATTTCATTTACTCCTCTTGTACTGCTTGAATGAAAAACCACTTTTTTACtgaaatgtttttttacattcattttgttaatttgaatttgaattcgaaTTCGAATTCTACCGGGCAATTCCTTTCCTTCTTCCACTGAAGGATTCCATTATATAAACATGCCTATCCgaaaattttctattaatttccAATGAAAAAACTTTAGGAAAGCTTTTCTACGTGTCCCCATTGCAATCCAAGAGTTGGCGAGGCTTTTGGAAACATGAAAACTTATTCTCTGTACAAACGCAACACTCCCAAGCCCAGACACATGGGTATAGGGGATTCTTTGtcgtttaaaattttaaccaaGATCACACCTGGTTATGTATGTAGGCAAGAGTCGTGCACATACAAATTCTTTCTCTATATTATGATGATTCATTTAATTAGGTCATCTTATAATAAACGCAGTTATATATACATGTCATAATAGTGGTTGTGGattattattctttgattgtatTGTATGCCATGCATTGTCCACTGAGGAATTGCCTCTTGTTCTTTCCTGAGTGAGTGATATTTTTCATCAAGAACTAGTTCAGGCCTTTAATTTTATCCTTCACACAAGTGACGACCAACAAATGTGATAATTAATCtgaaacaattaatattttcttctaaATTAATGTGCTTTCTAATCATGCAGAGACTGTGACAGGCATACCAAAAattcatattattaatttgaaaagttcCACGAATCACGATTTCCTCTTTCCACGCGGTCCATAGTTCAACCGCAAGCTCTAATTATAATATGATTCTGTTTCTTTGAATTATTGGTGAAATCACATGCAGTTTGCAACGCGTACGTTCTCGATCGCTAGCCTTCACTTTCTGTGGAGCGCAACTGTTTATGATTCTGCTATTTGCAGTGCCTGCAATGCATAATGTCGACCACATTCATGAATAGACGAACGAAGTGTGTCGCCGACTCCTCATCTTGCACTTCACATTTCACATGATCGTAATCAACAATATCTACGTGCTGATATACCGTTCTTTTATTAAGGAACTTACATTTTCTTTCTGATTAATTGTCCTATCTtagggtatatatatatatatatatcctatatAGTAAGACTgtcttttgtaaaaaatattttaaccttttttcttatagcaatttgtaattagttaacaacacaataaattaaaatctaaataaatgCTATACATTGTACATCAGTGTAATTTTTTTGGCATAATGAATCAGTTAGAAATTAttctaacatgatttttaaattaataattataaaaagtaataacATATTACCATACATAATAATCTATGATCAAatgacattataaaaaaaatagtaatggtatattttaattaaattcttcattttgatttttaaatcttaatatCTAAAAAACATATGTTAAAAGGAGTTAAtcttaaataaattcaattcattgagaaattattcttttttatcaatattgaGAAATTACTCTAACTCTTAGCTAATAGATATTCCAGGTTATTATTATCcccatttaccaaaaaaaaatagatattccAGGTTATTATTATCcccatttaccaaaaaaaaaagatattccaggttaaaaaaataaaataaaaataaaatcttatcgtgctttcttcttttttatttatttttccttcaaaacAAGCCTATTAGCCtgaactccttttttttttctctcctcttGGGATCCAGAAACAGGCTCTTGTTATAAGGCAGGCCTATGACTAAGTTGAAAAGTCGGGCATATTTGGGCCCCAAAAATCAACGCTTTTGCGGCTACTGTATTGCATTCTACACCCctattattgtattttgtaCTTTTCATTACATTCGGAAAGTCTATTCCGAAATGTAAATTTGCATTCTCGAATGAATTTTCAGAAATGCAATAGGAGGTGTTCGATACAACAACAAATGAGAATGCAAAATATAAGGCTTTTGCATTTTGTTCTTTGAAATATTGGGTGGACATAGGCAAGAAGAAGTTGGAGTTGTTGCTAAGTACATTCCTTTGTTTGCTAAGTAAGCCCCCCTTTCTTCTCATTAAAATTATCCATTATGCCCTTTTTATCCTATTTCCACACACATGATTGTGTTATTCTTTAAACCTCTTTTACACcttatctttatattatatttaaactcTATTTGTGAAACCCCTCAATCTTCAACCATTTGTATTATTCTTTAAACCTTTCGGTCCTCTTCAttagatttgaaagaaattaaaaaaaaaatcaatgaagaAGATGAGCATTGTAGTGGTTATTTTCGTTGTTGATAGCCGCAAATGACATGGATTCATGGACCGCTAGAGATCAAAAGAGGCGACAGCGGAGAAGATAAGGGAGTTGAGTTTCCAAAGGACAGATCTTGAAGCGTTTCCTCAAAAGATCAACTCATGTGCGTCAAAACCACCCCCTTCACCAGTTCTCCAACGGGTCATTGATGTCGGAGAAGAGGTTGTCGTTGTTGTCAGAAAGAAGCCACCTTCTTTGCGTTGGAGAAGATAAAACCATTGTCGTTGTCAAAGAAAGACCAATGGTGGTGAAGAACATGGTGGGCGACAAAGGTGAAAAGGCCATGAAGTAgatctaaaaaaaaacaaggaagaaggagaaaaaaagattttgcaggttaaaaaaataaaaataaacataaacatttattattcttttattttgctCACTAGTGAGGAACTTGATTTATGACTGCATATTAGAAGTCACCTAAGTTTCAGTTTTGTAATTCACAACGTCATGTTtcgcttttaaaaaaaacagacatatacacaaattaatatttgtgaaactaataaaaaaattaactttgaaTCTCAACCTGGACAAGAAGGCTAAGATTTAATagcacattttttatatttaacgcATCACAACACGAAATAACAATCTCAAAGAATTTTATGTTGTCCTCTCAAACCCCATTCCAATAACAATCATCGtaattcatcttttttctttcaaccGGTGACAGATGTGGTTCCGTTCAACAGAACACAATGGTTGGGGGTGTTGAAATAGGATATAATGGAtagtaacaaatttaattagaagAAAGGGGACTTACTTAGCAAATAGGATGGTGTATTTAGAAAGAACCAAGTTGGGTTAAGAAATAACTTGAAAAGAGGCCCAGCAAATTTATGGTGGAACCAGAAGTGTGGAATTTCTTGAGAGTAGAGCtgaatgaaagaaatattgAGCTTAGAGAGACAGAAGAGAAACGAAAGAAATGTGAAAAAACATCTTAGTTGAGTTGACAAAGCAAAGCAGTCCAATAATAATCTCCAGCAGCATCGGCAGTTTATTCTCGACATAACGCCACGTGTCACAGCAGAATGTGAAGACAAACAAACACAGCCCCATGCACGTGGCCACGTGCCCAAACCCATTCTCACCGCCATCTCTCTTCTCTCTGCCTCGTTAGGAAGGAACCAAATCCCACTCACTGATTCATCATAATGGTGAAGCTAGCTTCAGCTAGAGACTTCCGCACCTACGGGCCGGGCCTCGCCAAGAACCGCTGCGAGTACATCAACGCCGGGCTCTATCTTATTGCCTCCGTCGTCCTCGTGTCGGGCCTCGTGGCCCAGCTTTCTTCCTTAGCCCGATCGGGCCTTGTGCTTATCATTGCCGCTCTGGGCATCATCCTCCTCGTCAACCTCCATGACTTCTTCGCCCATCTCGTCGGCATCGATTTCCGGTTGCCCTTGATGGCCTTCGACCTTCAACTCGCTTTCGTTGAGTTCGCCGTTCCTGTCATTCAGATGCTCGGAACGCTTCTTACCTTTCTCGGcgtcttcttcctttttattcAGGTATATATGCATACATTTTCTCATTCATAACATGCTTTAAACGTTCTGTTTATGTTTATTTCTTACTAGGAACACGTACGTACACTCTCTCTAACAACGTTGTTGGTTCTTAGGTTTTTTTGTGTGCcaaatggtattttttttgttacaaagtgAAAAAGTATGTTTATTCCTTTATCTGGTtcccaagtttttttttttattgaaatcaaAATGTATCATTCGTTGTTCTTTTAATGAACAATATGTAACGAGTTATGTTTTGTTATGTTTCATGTTTAAAACGTATAAATGCCAAAACTGAACTGCAAGTTATATGCTATGTTCCATCTCATTGAAATGCTACACTGACAACTTAGTTGTCGATATGcaattgtttgtttcttttaattaatgtcACAAGCttggattatttatttatttactttgctAATCTAAATGGAACAACATCTTTTTTTGGTGTGTGTGGACCAAAACGCAGGAAGAGAAAGGATATGGGTACTTCAAATTGGAAAAGCATGCTCTGAACATGCTGGTTGCTGGTCCTGTATTATGGGTGATAGGATCAATTCATAATTCGTGCCAAATTTATGAGAGAGCGGATGGTCATGTTCAAATCTTGCAGCAGTGTGTGAATGTTCCGTTTTTGATGGGGAGTTTGTCATTcatgcttagtgcaattctcaatTATCACGAGAAATCTAAAGATATCCACCATGGCCTTCACTTACTCGTAAGTATACCCTAGCTAGATACGTCTTATTTGATATATGAAttcaattaactaaaataaactTCGTTACGTAGTGATTGTAATTATGTGTACTAATGAGAGTCAATGTTGATCATTGATACAGAGTGGTACTTGGATCTGGCTAGGCATTTTCGGAAGCCTAATGTTCTTTATTGGTGGCTTAACAAACTTAATCAAAGTGTTCAAGATGCAACAAATGAATGGAATTAGGCTGGAGAAACTGCGAGGTGGAGCACACGAACGATTGCTGAGTGCGAGAGAAAGACAGATTCCTCTGATAATGGAACATCAAACGAATATAAGCCATCAACCTCAAGAGACCAAAGTTACTTCACCTCTTCCCACTCCTTATAAGGATGTCCTTATTGGTCAGACTAAGTTATGATTGATGGTGTCTCCGCTTTTCTTCGATGCTCCTCTTTGTTATTTCTCTGCTTCTCTTTTTTGGGGggcttttttttcccttcattatATCATAACATTATATATAGAAGCTTCTTGATCAGGCCATAGATCGATAGCAACCGAGATTTATGTTTCAAAACTAGACTCTTAGATTATAATTTCTAATGACAGTATCATTCCTTCTCTCCTCAATCGTGTTCCTTAAATTAAGGAGGATTAGATCTTCATTTGGCCCTATGTCCATACTTTGCATCTTAGTTTCTATACCTAAATCTTTTAAGTTTTAGTCCCTGTGGCACAGGTCATTTTATGGGCTAAGTGAAATCAAgtatactaaaatataaacatatattctataagaaaataagtttaatggttataaaaataattttatatcgtcattcaatcataaatcattattgatatgacttttaaaataattatcataaaagttaACAATCTTATTATATATGGTAAGTTGTAATTGGatgatagtgtaaaattttttacaatctcattgtgtaatttttttcctctaagaAAACATGATAATTTAACTAGATCGGGCAATgactaaatcataaattttgctTATATAATAACTAGAACACAAAATGTAGACAAATATAAAGATTGAGCATCTCTATTAAGGAAAACTCTCTTTTCATGATCATTATTTCTTTCTCCCTTCTTTTTCTCTATTCATCCCTCTTCTTCAATTCACATAGCTCTTAAGGTATAAAGCCTTTCATGATAATAAAAGGCTAAATTCTTTTTACTGAGAGTCTGACATACCAATCTTTTGTAATGTAATTCTTTttcattatctatttaatgtaattttgtttctattattcttctatgtatttttatgtttattacgGTTTTATCATCCATGTATTGTTTAGAGggtaatgtattaaaaaattgttattttctaaaaatctgGGAAAgagtatttaaataaattcattgctagaaatagattgatatttgttttgtcCAATATATACATCTCTAATCTCaatgcaatttattatttttatctttgcaaagaaatttgagagaaaataataaataaattaggctcttcgcGGGAAAAGCAAAGATAGAGTAGAGTGTCTTAGTAGATGTGGATGGAAACAGAGATTTCATTAGAtggaaaaaatcattaacattacattaCAATTTACAAGTAGTTTTGATATGCTAGACctcaacatattttaaattctaaattcatctttttatcattatatttatcttctacttttttttatcttatctattttatcttcttgAGACAAATTGATTtacttgccaatgagttaacaagTGTTGTtggcaatttttttcttaaccttGTGAttcattaagagaaaaaaagaaaactttcaTTAATCTCAAGtaaaattttactaaaaattattttagtaaagGATTGAACTTAGATAATATCATAAggaatttaatttcaatacattAATCACTTATGTTGAAAAAtc is a window encoding:
- the LOC100808653 gene encoding uncharacterized protein, whose product is MVKLASARDFRTYGPGLAKNRCEYINAGLYLIASVVLVSGLVAQLSSLARSGLVLIIAALGIILLVNLHDFFAHLVGIDFRLPLMAFDLQLAFVEFAVPVIQMLGTLLTFLGVFFLFIQEEKGYGYFKLEKHALNMLVAGPVLWVIGSIHNSCQIYERADGHVQILQQCVNVPFLMGSLSFMLSAILNYHEKSKDIHHGLHLLSGTWIWLGIFGSLMFFIGGLTNLIKVFKMQQMNGIRLEKLRGGAHERLLSARERQIPLIMEHQTNISHQPQETKVTSPLPTPYKDVLIGQTKL